One Gemmatimonadaceae bacterium DNA window includes the following coding sequences:
- a CDS encoding PDZ domain-containing protein produces MAGATVGIALLAAVFAVGARYGADRVRARDEWIGGQLLSTAIDSVRANALDSLPSEELIRRAVSGMLRELHDPYAALLRPEGYKSYRGALLGESQGMGMSLRLQGALLSVRRVVRGSPAATAGVRRGDRVLEWNGVPITDSRLRAGADSSRVQGNHTELLLWRAPLGDSIRVTVHRATWHSPAVTEAGLLSDSVGYVRLASITQHATAELEGAVTALTRRGARSLVLDLRGNGGGLFEEGVNAAALFLPPNVIVASLAGRGGSKPQVYRAHGSRWPTMPLTVLVDAGTASAAEVIAAALREHDRALLVGAPTYGKGVVQRVVRLSPELSLRLTTARWLTPTGRTLERRQGTGSAATGGMQPDVLLDDAAWRDPSGVPRDWPSTTIGSLVAAADLVAMTGLREKGGRPRRWRRSSHAYGSSCPRRFRAA; encoded by the coding sequence GTGGCTGGTGCGACGGTGGGCATCGCGCTTCTGGCGGCGGTGTTCGCCGTGGGTGCGCGATATGGTGCCGATCGTGTACGCGCCCGCGACGAATGGATTGGCGGACAATTGCTGTCGACCGCCATTGATTCGGTGCGAGCGAACGCATTGGACTCGCTGCCCAGCGAGGAGCTGATTCGGCGCGCTGTCTCGGGGATGCTGCGCGAGCTGCACGATCCGTACGCCGCGCTGCTCCGGCCGGAAGGGTACAAGAGCTATCGCGGCGCATTGCTGGGTGAGAGTCAGGGGATGGGCATGTCGCTGCGTCTGCAGGGAGCGCTGCTGAGTGTGCGACGTGTAGTGCGAGGATCTCCGGCCGCCACAGCCGGTGTCCGGCGAGGCGATCGTGTGCTGGAATGGAATGGCGTTCCCATAACCGATTCGCGTCTTCGTGCCGGTGCCGACAGCAGTCGCGTGCAGGGCAATCACACCGAACTGCTGCTCTGGCGCGCACCACTCGGCGACTCCATTCGTGTCACGGTGCATCGCGCCACCTGGCATTCGCCGGCGGTCACCGAGGCGGGACTCCTGTCTGATTCCGTGGGCTACGTGCGACTGGCGTCGATCACGCAGCACGCCACGGCGGAGTTGGAGGGCGCGGTGACTGCATTGACCAGACGCGGTGCGCGATCGCTGGTGCTGGATTTGCGAGGCAACGGTGGCGGGCTGTTCGAAGAGGGCGTGAACGCCGCCGCGCTATTCCTGCCCCCGAACGTGATTGTCGCGTCGTTGGCGGGACGCGGAGGGTCCAAGCCGCAGGTGTATCGGGCGCACGGTTCGCGATGGCCCACCATGCCGCTGACGGTGCTGGTGGACGCCGGGACGGCCAGCGCCGCCGAGGTGATTGCCGCCGCCCTTCGTGAGCACGATCGGGCGCTGCTGGTGGGTGCACCGACGTATGGCAAGGGTGTGGTGCAGCGGGTCGTGCGTTTGTCGCCAGAGTTGTCGTTGCGGTTGACGACGGCGCGATGGCTCACGCCGACCGGGCGCACCCTGGAACGGCGACAGGGCACGGGATCCGCGGCAACTGGCGGCATGCAGCCGGATGTTTTGCTCGACGATGCCGCATGGCGGGATCCGTCGGGTGTTCCACGCGATTGGCCGTCGACAACGATTGGTTCGTTGGTGGCGGCGGCGGATCTGGTGGCCATGACCGGCCTGCGAGAGA